CTTGTCGAGAGCAGAGGCGGCTTCGTTTACCAAGAACCAGGTCCCTTCTTTTTGTATCTTTAATTGatacgaaaagaaaaaacaatgattaGGTAATGACGAATCACCTATGTTCCTTATAATGTTTAGGTAATGTTCCGAGAGTGGATGGACAACTAGCAATGACTCGTGCGTTTGGAGACGGAAGGCTTAAAGAGCATATAAGTGTGACACCGAATGTAGAGATTGTCGAGGTACACGATGACACCAAGTTCTTGATCTTGGCTAGCGATGGACTTTGGAAGGTTTCTTCTGTATACTAGTCTCATAAGACTTCAGATAATGTGTGCATTGATTCTGACCATAATATTGGACTAAATCTTGATCAGGTGATGTCGAATGAAGAGGTTTGGGATCAAATCAAAGAGAGAGGGGATGCAGAGGAAGCTGCCAAAAAACTAATTGATAAAGCCTTGGCTAGAGGAAGTACAGATGATATCTCTTGTGTAATTGTTTCTTTCCTTCAGTCCATCGATTAGATAATTTAGGTCTCTCTTATCGTTCCTCTAAGTGATCACAATTTCAGCaggtttttgaaagaaaaataaaacattgttTCATACAATAATAAGTTTCAAGCTGAATCACTTTTACATACTTGCTGCAAAATTGCgtttattaaaaaatcacaaGGATTCAGGACTCGTGGAGGGTCTGATTCTGGAAGGCATTCTTAAAAGCCTGTCTCTTTCCATCATCTGGTTCTTGAAAGAGTGCTTAGGGGTTATGGACATCTTGTTCATGGCATAATCATTATCATCATCCTCGCCTTCTTCACTGTCATCATCTCCATTCACGATTACCTCAGCatcaaaatcatcttcttcatcttcgtcgtAGGGAGCTCTCACCATTGACCAGTAGATGAAACTCGGGGAGATAAAGCTAAACATCACCCAAGAAGATGTAGAAACAGAGTCAAGGTCAAGAACATTAGCCTTCATTTAAGTTACAAAAGAGTATCAGTGCAATGGTTTTAAGATAGTGATGAACCTGTTTGAGGATTTGAGCAAGCAAGGATCAAACGGGAAGAAAGTTTTAAGCTTATCACACCCGCCAAAATCACCGGAAAGCTCAGACTCAAGTAGGTTATTGAAAATGAACGAGTCGGAGACGATAAACAGAC
The sequence above is drawn from the Camelina sativa cultivar DH55 chromosome 4, Cs, whole genome shotgun sequence genome and encodes:
- the LOC104781874 gene encoding probable protein phosphatase 2C 28 gives rise to the protein FLKPEFWRNPKKAIKRAYKSTDDYILHNVVGPRGGSTAVTAIVIDGKKIVVANVGDSRAILCRERDVVKQVTVEHEADKERDLVESRGGFVYQEPGNVPRVDGQLAMTRAFGDGRLKEHISVTPNVEIVEVHDDTKFLILASDGLWKVMSNEEVWDQIKERGDAEEAAKKLIDKALARGSTDDISCVIVSFLQSID